One Kineococcus radiotolerans SRS30216 = ATCC BAA-149 DNA window includes the following coding sequences:
- a CDS encoding SDR family oxidoreductase codes for MTDAATAPAGDLAALTASPSTRGVVVVTGGSGGLGREIVRHLARAGWDVAVLSRGREALAATVADVAATGRRGLGVVCDVSEHEQVEAAADEVEEVLGPIAVWVNDAMTSVFAKFVETDPEDFERATRVTYFGFVNGTRAALRRMRPRGAGHVVQIGSALSYRGIPLQSAYCGSKHAVVGFTESVITELLHEGSPVKVSMVHMPGMNTTQFGWVRTRLPQHPQPVAPIYQPDVCARVVVSVVERPRRSTWVGEPTVGTILGNRLVAPLLDRYLARTGVDGQQTDLDRSVMTGDALWEPVPGDHGSHGIFDDSSWRTSPQVWAQLHRRPLEVAALAGAGIGAAVLALRRRR; via the coding sequence GTGACCGACGCAGCCACCGCTCCCGCCGGCGACCTCGCCGCCCTCACCGCGTCCCCGTCCACCCGCGGGGTGGTGGTCGTGACGGGCGGCTCGGGCGGGCTGGGTCGGGAGATCGTCCGCCACCTCGCCCGCGCCGGGTGGGACGTGGCCGTCCTCTCCCGCGGCCGGGAAGCGCTGGCCGCCACCGTCGCCGACGTCGCCGCCACCGGCCGGCGCGGGCTCGGCGTGGTGTGCGACGTGTCCGAGCACGAGCAGGTCGAGGCCGCCGCCGACGAGGTGGAGGAGGTCCTCGGGCCGATCGCGGTGTGGGTGAACGACGCCATGACCAGCGTCTTCGCGAAGTTCGTCGAGACCGACCCCGAGGACTTCGAGCGGGCCACCCGCGTGACGTACTTCGGGTTCGTCAACGGCACCCGGGCGGCGCTGCGGCGCATGCGACCCCGCGGTGCGGGGCACGTCGTGCAGATCGGCTCGGCGCTGTCCTACCGCGGCATCCCGCTGCAGTCGGCCTACTGCGGCTCCAAGCACGCGGTGGTGGGCTTCACCGAGAGCGTCATCACCGAACTGCTCCACGAGGGCAGCCCGGTGAAGGTCTCGATGGTGCACATGCCGGGGATGAACACCACGCAGTTCGGCTGGGTCCGGACCCGCCTGCCCCAGCACCCGCAGCCGGTCGCGCCGATCTACCAGCCCGACGTGTGCGCGCGGGTGGTCGTGTCGGTGGTCGAGCGCCCGCGCCGCAGCACCTGGGTGGGGGAACCCACCGTGGGCACCATCCTCGGCAACCGCCTCGTCGCGCCGCTGCTGGACCGCTACCTGGCGAGGACGGGCGTCGACGGCCAGCAGACGGACCTCGACCGCTCCGTCATGACCGGCGACGCCCTGTGGGAACCGGTGCCCGGCGACCACGGTTCGCACGGCATCTTCGACGACAGCTCGTGGCGGACCAGCCCGCAGGTGTGGGCCCAGCTGCACCGCCGGCCCCTGGAGGTCGCGGCGCTGGCCGGGGCGGGGATCGGCGCGGCGGTCCTCGCCCTGCGGCGGCGCCGGTGA
- a CDS encoding nuclease-related domain-containing protein, whose product MGVAGAGADEQARRAARRVDRLRRETPTATERIAAAERREHAWTAGAEGERLVAQTLAEVERHGWTVLHDVRWPGRRFANLDHVAVGPGGVVVVDAKNWSGDVTVRDGVLRAGSYRKDDELEGVASAVAAVAALLEPRTRSAVSGLLCLVAHEQPPAPTTAGVTVLGRDHLVGELLALPPRLTGAQVRRIAGSLRSELDDRRPALATPTTLPTARPAGTAARRPLSWLQALLLLVTVLLLVGLAAFSITTLALSGIGELLGHLTHPPTSAPLHPR is encoded by the coding sequence GTGGGTGTGGCGGGGGCAGGAGCGGACGAGCAGGCCCGGCGGGCCGCCCGCCGCGTCGACCGCCTGCGCCGCGAGACCCCCACCGCCACCGAGCGGATCGCCGCCGCCGAACGCCGCGAGCACGCCTGGACCGCCGGCGCCGAGGGCGAGCGCCTCGTCGCGCAGACCCTCGCCGAGGTGGAGCGCCACGGGTGGACCGTCCTGCACGACGTGCGCTGGCCCGGACGCCGGTTCGCCAACCTCGACCACGTCGCGGTCGGCCCCGGCGGGGTCGTCGTCGTCGACGCGAAGAACTGGTCCGGGGACGTGACGGTGCGCGACGGCGTGCTGCGGGCGGGGTCGTACCGCAAGGACGACGAGCTGGAGGGGGTCGCGAGCGCCGTCGCGGCCGTCGCGGCCCTGCTGGAACCCCGGACCCGTTCCGCGGTGAGCGGGTTGCTGTGCCTGGTCGCGCACGAGCAGCCGCCGGCGCCGACGACGGCCGGGGTGACGGTGCTGGGCCGCGACCACCTCGTCGGGGAACTCCTGGCCCTGCCGCCGCGGTTGACCGGGGCCCAGGTCCGGCGGATCGCGGGTTCCCTGCGCTCGGAGCTGGACGACCGCCGCCCGGCGCTCGCCACCCCGACGACCCTCCCGACGGCCCGCCCGGCGGGCACCGCTGCGCGCCGCCCGCTGTCCTGGCTGCAGGCGCTGCTCCTCCTGGTCACCGTGCTGCTGCTGGTCGGTCTCGCGGCGTTCTCGATCACGACCCTCGCGCTGTCCGGGATCGGTGAGCTGCTCGGGCACCTGACCCACCCGCCGACGTCCGCGCCCCTCCACCCGCGCTGA
- a CDS encoding HNH endonuclease domain-containing protein: MAPIDALDLGARTAQLLATGRRVSTYKLAVLNALVQHCLEHPVTDDAPARVPIPDLADRVVEAYWPQVRAFGRVGLLRQNEQAGRGTTVVDTVRELRALAERRGLSTPAQLRAAEPATWQRTRRALAIVLAQQPLSALQRSGGREPGVAFLYDDTWLSKKVTVAALDAHAWSVELFPGVSTALRRVAPMLQPVVQQWWVEDVQRMNRDELDVPDLHGFLFGAERTAVARLAPGLRAHQDGRCFYCAAPLPAQVHVDHVLPWSRVAIDGVRNLVVADPRCNGDKLASLPALDHVRAALGRPEADLAAIAAPLRWPVETERVRATARSLYGAAPAGTPLWRRAGLYDFLAAGSPVP; this comes from the coding sequence GTGGCCCCGATCGACGCCCTCGACCTCGGGGCGCGCACCGCGCAGCTCCTCGCCACCGGCCGGCGCGTCTCCACGTACAAGCTCGCCGTGCTCAACGCCCTCGTCCAGCACTGCCTGGAGCACCCCGTCACCGACGACGCCCCCGCGAGGGTGCCGATCCCCGACCTGGCCGACCGGGTCGTCGAGGCCTACTGGCCGCAGGTCCGCGCCTTCGGCCGGGTGGGCCTGCTGCGGCAGAACGAGCAGGCGGGACGCGGGACCACCGTCGTCGACACCGTCCGGGAGCTGCGCGCCCTCGCCGAACGGCGCGGGCTGTCCACCCCGGCGCAGCTGCGAGCCGCGGAACCCGCGACGTGGCAGCGAACGCGACGCGCGCTCGCGATCGTCCTCGCGCAGCAGCCGCTGTCCGCGCTGCAACGCTCCGGCGGCCGCGAACCCGGCGTGGCGTTCCTCTACGACGACACCTGGCTCAGCAAGAAGGTGACCGTCGCCGCGCTCGACGCGCACGCCTGGAGCGTCGAGCTGTTCCCCGGGGTGTCGACGGCGCTGCGGCGGGTGGCGCCGATGCTGCAACCGGTCGTGCAGCAGTGGTGGGTCGAGGACGTGCAGCGGATGAACCGCGACGAGCTCGACGTGCCCGACCTGCACGGGTTCCTCTTCGGCGCCGAGCGCACCGCCGTGGCGCGCCTCGCCCCGGGCCTGCGCGCGCACCAGGACGGACGCTGCTTCTACTGCGCGGCACCCCTGCCCGCCCAGGTGCACGTCGACCACGTCCTGCCCTGGTCGCGCGTCGCGATCGACGGGGTGCGCAACCTCGTCGTCGCCGACCCGCGCTGCAACGGCGACAAGCTCGCCTCGCTGCCCGCGCTGGACCACGTGCGCGCCGCGCTGGGCCGTCCCGAGGCGGACCTGGCCGCGATCGCAGCACCCCTGCGGTGGCCGGTGGAGACGGAACGGGTGCGGGCCACCGCCCGCAGCCTGTACGGGGCCGCGCCGGCGGGGACGCCGCTGTGGCGGCGGGCGGGGCTCTACGACTTCCTCGCCGCGGGTTCGCCGGTCCCCTGA
- the vsr gene encoding DNA mismatch endonuclease Vsr: MSAWEEPGPAPPPSNPNASAIMRRTGRKDTRPELALRRELHRRGLRYLVDATPPGTNRRRRADLVFRGARVAVFVDGCFWHSCPVHVHRPKANAGWWRVKLASITARDRDTDAVLAAAGWCVVRVWEHERPVAAADRVHGLVHARRGRHRRP; the protein is encoded by the coding sequence GTGAGCGCGTGGGAGGAACCCGGCCCCGCCCCACCGCCGTCGAACCCCAACGCGTCCGCGATCATGCGCCGCACCGGCCGGAAGGACACCCGCCCGGAACTCGCCCTGCGCCGGGAACTGCACCGCCGCGGCCTGCGCTACCTCGTCGACGCCACCCCGCCGGGCACGAACCGCCGCCGGCGCGCGGACCTCGTCTTCCGCGGCGCCCGGGTCGCGGTGTTCGTCGACGGCTGCTTCTGGCACTCCTGTCCCGTCCACGTGCACCGGCCGAAGGCGAACGCGGGGTGGTGGCGGGTGAAGCTGGCCAGCATCACCGCCCGCGACCGCGACACCGACGCGGTGCTCGCGGCCGCGGGGTGGTGCGTGGTGCGGGTGTGGGAGCACGAACGCCCCGTCGCGGCGGCCGACCGGGTGCACGGTCTCGTGCACGCGCGTCGCGGGCGGCACCGGCGACCCTGA
- a CDS encoding amidase: MPVPSRVRRRSAALLAATALCLAPALAPASAAPTPHDELPRVVGLSVTDQLGLLAAGETSSVDLVQAYLDRIAAYDDAYADQPGLQAVVTVSPTALENARLLDAERAAGISRGPLHGVPVLVKDNYATYDMPTSAGSEALADYQTTEDSTAVERLRDAGAIIVGKTNMAEFAWHGTYTLSSVRGETHNPYDQDVSASGSSGGTGAAIAAGFAAAGLGTDSCGSIIGPSAHQSLVGYRPTMGLTSVAGIVPLSVRQDVSGPMTTTVEDAALLGSVLAGVDPADPQTAIAAEQDPATFVPGLSDTALQGKRIGTFHWDYSTATPEGPRPGTEEVTAIVDRAVDDLAAQGAEIVDVPFTREFVQQQLASGGWIDMRPSVDAFFAATEAQWPAGLAELTAPTDRLTFSDVVADGKSSLDQATIDSWLALADVPNPDYDAAVAAQEAGKVAMDAFFVEHDLDALAMPTSEAPANPDWAGTTFCDVGANTGIPTISLPAGFTAAGLPVGLELAAPRSTDATLLAMAYDYEQATEHRLPPASTPELPRNGVIPKAVIATGPSREDG, translated from the coding sequence GTGCCCGTCCCGTCCCGCGTCCGCCGCCGTTCCGCAGCCCTGCTGGCGGCGACCGCGCTCTGCCTCGCCCCGGCCCTCGCCCCCGCGAGCGCCGCCCCCACCCCGCACGACGAGCTCCCCCGCGTCGTCGGTCTCAGCGTCACCGACCAGCTGGGCCTCCTCGCCGCGGGGGAGACCTCCTCGGTGGACCTGGTCCAGGCCTACCTGGACCGCATCGCCGCCTACGACGACGCCTACGCCGACCAGCCCGGTCTGCAGGCCGTCGTCACCGTCAGCCCCACCGCCCTGGAGAACGCGCGCCTGCTCGACGCCGAACGCGCCGCCGGGATCTCCCGCGGGCCCCTGCACGGGGTGCCGGTGCTGGTGAAGGACAACTACGCCACCTACGACATGCCGACGTCGGCGGGCAGCGAGGCGCTCGCCGACTACCAGACCACCGAGGACTCCACCGCGGTGGAACGCCTGCGCGACGCCGGAGCGATCATCGTCGGCAAGACGAACATGGCCGAGTTCGCCTGGCACGGCACGTACACGCTGTCCTCGGTGCGCGGGGAGACCCACAACCCCTACGACCAGGACGTCAGCGCGTCCGGCTCCAGCGGCGGCACCGGCGCGGCGATCGCCGCGGGCTTCGCCGCCGCGGGCCTCGGGACGGACTCCTGCGGATCGATCATCGGGCCCAGCGCCCACCAGAGCCTCGTCGGCTACCGCCCCACGATGGGCCTGACCAGCGTCGCCGGGATCGTGCCGCTGTCGGTGCGCCAGGACGTGTCCGGGCCGATGACCACGACAGTGGAAGACGCCGCCCTGCTCGGCAGCGTCCTCGCCGGGGTCGACCCCGCCGACCCGCAGACCGCGATCGCCGCCGAGCAGGACCCGGCCACCTTCGTCCCCGGGCTCAGCGACACCGCGTTGCAGGGCAAGCGGATCGGCACCTTCCACTGGGACTACTCGACCGCCACCCCCGAGGGGCCGCGGCCGGGCACCGAGGAGGTCACCGCGATCGTCGACCGCGCCGTGGACGACCTCGCCGCCCAGGGCGCGGAGATCGTCGACGTCCCGTTCACCCGCGAGTTCGTGCAGCAGCAGCTCGCCAGCGGGGGCTGGATCGACATGCGCCCCAGCGTCGACGCGTTCTTCGCCGCGACGGAGGCGCAGTGGCCCGCGGGTCTGGCCGAGCTCACCGCCCCCACCGACCGGCTGACGTTCTCCGACGTCGTCGCCGACGGGAAGTCCTCCCTGGACCAGGCGACCATCGACTCCTGGCTGGCCCTGGCCGACGTCCCCAACCCCGACTACGACGCCGCCGTCGCGGCGCAGGAGGCCGGGAAGGTGGCGATGGATGCGTTCTTCGTGGAGCACGACCTGGACGCGCTGGCCATGCCCACCTCCGAGGCGCCCGCGAACCCGGACTGGGCGGGCACGACGTTCTGCGACGTCGGCGCGAACACCGGGATCCCGACGATCTCCCTGCCCGCCGGGTTCACCGCCGCGGGTCTGCCCGTCGGGCTGGAACTCGCCGCGCCCCGCTCCACCGACGCGACCCTGCTCGCGATGGCCTACGACTACGAGCAGGCCACCGAGCACCGCCTGCCCCCGGCCAGCACGCCGGAACTCCCGCGCAACGGCGTGATCCCGAAGGCGGTGATCGCCACCGGCCCGTCGCGCGAGGACGGCTGA